Genomic DNA from Prunus persica cultivar Lovell chromosome G1, Prunus_persica_NCBIv2, whole genome shotgun sequence:
ACAATAAATGAAATAAGTCAATCAGATCACACTTCCAAAAGATGTAGGTTTTCAAATCtatttttcaattcttaaaATAGAAGACAAAGCAAACAGATAAACTTCAAACCTACATATTTTAGGGAAAAATTTAGCTATTCCCCCCGAATTATTGAACTTGTACCATATTGCACCCTTGActctcaattctctctctctctctctctctctctctctctctctctctctctctctctctctctctcgggttgttcttttttagtttggattgttttattttgattgagtTATTGACTGTTTGCTTGATTACTACAATTACTCGGAACTGACTACTAAGCATaaaatgattgattggtatttTGGCTGAAAGGAACAGTCAACAAGCCTAGCCCATGTGGCAAATCTAATCTTAGTACTCGAGCATCATCACCATTCAACCATGACTGAATTTATAACCaattctagaaaaataaattcagcTTTTGGCAGAGAAGATTGTAGAGACAgacaaaagagagaaaggagagaaaagagaaataaaagagaagtagaggaagagaaagaagaaataagCAAAGTGACGAAAATATCCTTAAAAAACATATCATGTGCTTGGTACGTGGGTACAATCAACAGAAAGTGTAACAGAATTGACAATAGGGGCTACATTGGAACATTTTGAAAGTTTAAGGGGGTTGaaaaccaaattgaaaattcAGCAGGCAATTTGAAACAAGGGCAACAGCTCAGGGGAGTATGCTAATTTTTTCCCCGCATGCTAATTTTTTCCCCAAATTCTGTTGTACTCTTTGTTGGTTGCTTTTCCAAAAGAGGTCATTACCGGTGTCTATCAATTCCAACAACCTAATTGATAAAATTGGGAACactaattttaaaagaaaccaAGTAAAAAACTAAACAATTTTGAAAGACCATGCCAAATTACTCACTCTCAATGCAGAGGCTATCTATGTTGCGAAAGCTCCCGATCTATGGACTCAAATTCTTTAAGATTGCTTACAAcattttgaacttttttcgATAGCTGGTCACTATACTCTTCAACAATTTTCGTAAATGCTGTTAGCTGTTCCTGATATGTTGTGCACAACCGTTTCTTATTCCGAAGCTCTGCAgttaattcttgaattttcttatCCTTCTCATCCTACAGAAGAAAGCACAACACACAAAAGACATGACTTAGATCATACCTGATGCTTGAATATAGAGACTATAAACGATATCACCTAGAGTACAGAAACTTTAGACCTAATTTGGGATCAATACAACATATTCATCAACTTGTCTTCAAAGGTAATACAAAAAAGGTTCCTAGTCTGAGCTGTATTTTACCACTTGCCTGCTATAAACAGCCAGTAGGGTTGCCTGAACCAAATTTTACCTCCTGAAGAAGCCcttattgaaatataaaataaatttaaataaaacacCTCAATGATGATGCAGTTTACTATTGGCTTTCACATTGTCGGTAAGGATAAtatcactattttttttatcttcatatttaaaaagggATTGTTAGCAGTTTCTAGCTACAGATATGCTGTAAGAAAGAAATTATAACACAttacttaattttctttttcctaaaaTTATTGATACTCATCAAATTTTGCAGGGTATCTTATTAGAAGCAAGCAAAATTAGAATTTAAGAGCCACATGGGAAAAACACTACCATAACCTCAATAAGGAGtacaatatatttttctatttctgaAGGAACACTCGGGATACAAATACAAGAATTGTTTCTAAAAGGAGAGTTTAAGTGCAACTTCTCACAACTTAAAATGTACACCACCTGGAAAATTAATAACCCCCCACACTGGaagtttaattatttataggAATTATTGAATGTTACTAAATATGAGAAAAATACTCACCATTGTTTGACGAGCTTCACGTGGGGACACCACAAGTGGATGATTATGATCCtttatgaatttggtaatCACCCATTTACTGGATTTATCATACTTCACGTGAATCATTGCCTTACAACCTTCCCTTGTA
This window encodes:
- the LOC18793542 gene encoding protein FAR1-RELATED SEQUENCE 5, translating into MDSDEGARAVESSSSQALVLYEADSILEPYEGMEFESEDAAKIFYDEYARRVGFVMRVMSCRRSERDGRILARRLGCNKEGHCVSIRGKFGPVRKPRASTREGCKAMIHVKYDKSSKWVITKFIKDHNHPLVVSPREARQTMDEKDKKIQELTAELRNKKRLCTTYQEQLTAFTKIVEEYSDQLSKKVQNVVSNLKEFESIDRELSQHR